The Verrucomicrobiota bacterium genome includes a region encoding these proteins:
- the surE gene encoding 5'/3'-nucleotidase SurE, whose translation MNLLLTNDDGIDAPGLEALVRAARTLGHDPLVVAPATHQSWCSHTITANRGLRVERRADDRFAVHGTPADCVRMGLLRLAREAKWVLSGINHGANLGADVYYSGTVAAVREAVLHGWPGVALSHYRRKGVELDDWERVTPWAASVLADLLARPTQPGLFYNVNLPHLEPKDNATPQVVFCPLDPNPLPLNYRHEEEEDEFYYDGNYTARQRKAGADMEVCLQGGIAVTELRLF comes from the coding sequence ATGAATCTGCTGCTCACCAACGATGACGGTATTGACGCCCCCGGTCTGGAGGCGCTCGTGCGCGCGGCTCGCACCCTCGGCCATGACCCGCTGGTCGTCGCTCCCGCCACGCACCAATCCTGGTGCAGCCATACGATCACGGCTAATCGCGGGCTGCGCGTGGAGCGACGCGCAGACGACCGCTTCGCCGTCCACGGCACCCCGGCCGATTGCGTGCGGATGGGCCTGCTGCGCCTGGCCCGTGAGGCCAAATGGGTGCTCAGCGGCATTAACCACGGCGCTAACCTCGGCGCCGACGTGTATTACTCGGGCACGGTGGCCGCCGTGCGCGAGGCCGTCCTGCACGGCTGGCCCGGGGTGGCGCTCTCGCATTACCGCAGGAAAGGGGTGGAGCTTGACGATTGGGAGCGCGTGACCCCGTGGGCCGCTTCGGTGCTGGCCGATCTGCTCGCCCGGCCGACGCAGCCGGGGCTCTTTTACAACGTGAATCTGCCGCACCTTGAGCCGAAGGACAACGCGACGCCGCAGGTCGTCTTCTGCCCGCTCGATCCTAACCCGCTGCCGCTCAACTATCGGCATGAGGAAGAAGAAGACGAGTTCTATTATGACGGCAACTACACTGCCCGGCAGCGCAAAGCAGGCGCCGATATGGAAGTCTGCCTGCAGGGCGGCATCGCCGTCACCGAACTACGGTTATTTTGA